From the Penaeus monodon isolate SGIC_2016 unplaced genomic scaffold, NSTDA_Pmon_1 PmonScaffold_11018, whole genome shotgun sequence genome, one window contains:
- the LOC119568826 gene encoding 40S ribosomal protein S25-like (The sequence of the model RefSeq protein was modified relative to this genomic sequence to represent the inferred CDS: added 1 base not found in genome assembly) yields MNNLVLFDKATYDKLYKEVPSYKLITPSVVSERLKVTGSLARRGLQELLAKGLIRQVVKHHAQLVYTRTTKSED; encoded by the exons TGAACAACCTGGTGCTGTTCGACAAGGCCACCTATGACAAGCTGTACAAGGAAGTGCCCTCATACAAGCTGATCACTCCCTCCGTCGTCAGTGAGAGGCTGAAGGTGACTGGATCCCTTGCTCGCCGTGGACTCCAGGAATTGCTTGCAAAAG gTTTGATCAGACAGGTGGTGAAGCATCATGCCCAGCTCGTTTACACCAGGACCACCAAGTCTGAAGATTAA